The Nocardioides campestrisoli genome includes a window with the following:
- a CDS encoding DNA methyltransferase, with protein MEPESLRPNLKSFAEWRHTYLRGDEKGEAQTFLDRLFKAFGHEGAIEAGAIYEDRVHRRIDYLGVSYVDLMWKPRVLFEMKKAGSDLARHFRQAFDYWQQAVPSRPRYVVLCNFDEFWIYDFDQQLDAPMDVVKIDDLPQRFEALAFLLPEAETPIFENDLVEVTRDAAAKVSGVFRSMVDRGIDRLEAQRFVLQSVVAMFAEDIGLLPSHFFTRTVTADATNGREAYDLLGSLFREMNTPGRTSGGRFEGTPYFNGGLFADVQPVEMTDSELSALKEACTTDWSKVRPEIFGTLFETSMDKGERHAYGAHFTSQADIMKIVGPCIVQPWRERIDAAKTINDYERLLLDMAAYRVLDPACGSGNFLYVAYREMRSLEAEVKQRIDERRKSGTRDQTAFSYVTTDHFLGIDNNPFAVEVAKVTLMMGKKLASDELEGGQEDVLPLDNLDTTVVCADALFSPWPKADAIIGNPPYMGRRKMVEDLGLAYVQRLDEVYPNPGVSDFVTFWFPLAHDALPDGGRAGFVATQAIRDNASRVKSLDYVVENDGVIFDAVSSQPWSGDAVVTVSIVNWVKGSKSAPVGDRLLWLDEGQLRLPVPHIPATLRPLTDVTKAAPLAVNKKPKVCFQGQTTGIVAGYRLDTAQALAMIAAEPQAADVIKPMISGEPLIWLNGVPGYVMDVGESDIVSARHKYPSVMALLTDRVLPERRKAAAKEARRNEEMLAEKPDGKPVTAYQDFLAKRWWKHWRRRDDMLTAFAPLTRYIALTRVAAAQRTSIYVFVDPAIRPDDSLQLFALDDDYSFGVLSSSIHRAWFDERCSKLKADPRYTPTTVWDSFPWPSSPTPTAVAKVAEASKAIIDKRSDYLASGMTLGAMYDSLRDGGASPLRDLHRELDAAVIGAYGFNPDEDLLAQLLALNLAAADDPLVARVPGGSQFGESAYTTTYRLAVDHQ; from the coding sequence GTGGAACCTGAGAGCCTGCGTCCGAATCTGAAGTCCTTCGCCGAGTGGCGTCACACCTACTTGCGCGGCGACGAGAAGGGTGAGGCGCAGACGTTCTTAGACCGCCTCTTCAAGGCGTTCGGCCATGAGGGCGCGATCGAGGCTGGCGCGATCTACGAGGACCGCGTGCATCGCCGGATCGACTACCTAGGGGTCTCCTATGTCGACCTCATGTGGAAGCCGCGCGTGCTCTTCGAGATGAAGAAGGCGGGTTCAGACCTTGCACGGCATTTCCGTCAGGCATTCGATTACTGGCAGCAGGCTGTGCCTAGCCGCCCCCGTTACGTGGTCCTGTGCAACTTCGATGAGTTCTGGATTTATGACTTCGACCAGCAACTCGACGCGCCGATGGATGTCGTCAAGATCGACGATCTGCCACAACGATTCGAGGCGCTGGCCTTCCTGCTTCCTGAGGCAGAAACACCAATCTTCGAGAACGACCTCGTTGAGGTCACACGCGATGCGGCCGCGAAGGTGTCAGGCGTCTTCCGCTCCATGGTGGACCGCGGCATCGACCGGCTAGAGGCCCAGCGGTTCGTGCTCCAGTCAGTCGTCGCAATGTTCGCAGAGGACATCGGGTTGCTGCCCTCGCACTTCTTCACGCGGACGGTGACCGCGGATGCAACGAATGGGCGGGAGGCGTACGACCTGCTCGGATCTCTCTTTCGAGAGATGAACACGCCAGGCCGGACCTCCGGTGGCCGCTTCGAGGGCACTCCGTACTTCAACGGGGGGCTCTTCGCGGACGTCCAGCCTGTCGAGATGACTGACAGCGAGTTGTCCGCTCTGAAGGAGGCCTGCACCACGGATTGGTCCAAGGTGCGTCCCGAGATCTTCGGCACGCTGTTCGAGACGTCGATGGACAAGGGCGAACGTCATGCGTACGGGGCCCACTTCACGTCTCAAGCCGACATCATGAAGATCGTAGGACCATGCATCGTGCAGCCGTGGCGGGAGCGGATCGACGCCGCCAAGACGATCAACGATTACGAGCGCCTCCTGCTCGACATGGCCGCCTACCGGGTGCTGGACCCCGCGTGTGGCTCGGGCAACTTCCTCTACGTTGCCTACCGCGAGATGCGCAGTCTGGAAGCGGAAGTGAAGCAGCGGATCGACGAGCGGCGGAAGTCAGGGACACGCGACCAAACGGCCTTCTCCTACGTGACGACGGATCACTTCCTCGGGATCGACAACAACCCGTTCGCTGTGGAGGTCGCCAAGGTGACCTTGATGATGGGCAAGAAACTTGCCTCCGACGAGTTGGAGGGTGGGCAGGAAGATGTGCTGCCGCTCGACAACTTGGACACCACCGTCGTGTGTGCCGACGCTCTGTTCAGTCCGTGGCCCAAGGCCGACGCAATCATCGGAAATCCGCCGTACATGGGCCGACGCAAGATGGTGGAGGACCTTGGCCTCGCCTACGTTCAGCGACTCGACGAGGTGTACCCGAATCCGGGTGTCAGCGACTTCGTGACGTTCTGGTTCCCGCTCGCCCATGACGCGCTCCCGGATGGGGGGCGTGCAGGGTTTGTCGCCACGCAGGCGATCCGGGACAACGCCTCACGCGTGAAGTCATTGGATTACGTGGTCGAGAACGACGGTGTGATCTTCGACGCGGTGTCTTCGCAGCCTTGGTCAGGAGACGCGGTCGTGACCGTCTCGATCGTCAACTGGGTGAAGGGATCGAAAAGCGCCCCAGTCGGGGATCGTCTTCTATGGCTCGACGAGGGGCAATTGCGGCTTCCCGTTCCACACATTCCAGCGACGCTGAGGCCACTCACGGACGTCACGAAGGCCGCGCCACTTGCTGTGAACAAGAAGCCGAAGGTGTGCTTCCAGGGGCAGACAACCGGAATCGTCGCGGGATACAGACTCGATACGGCGCAAGCCTTGGCGATGATCGCGGCCGAGCCGCAAGCAGCCGATGTCATCAAGCCAATGATCAGCGGGGAGCCCCTGATCTGGCTGAACGGTGTCCCGGGATACGTGATGGACGTAGGTGAGTCCGACATCGTAAGTGCGCGTCACAAGTATCCGAGCGTGATGGCGCTGCTGACCGATCGCGTGCTTCCGGAGCGGAGGAAGGCAGCCGCGAAGGAAGCGCGCCGCAACGAAGAGATGCTTGCCGAGAAGCCCGACGGTAAGCCGGTCACGGCCTATCAGGACTTTTTGGCGAAGCGTTGGTGGAAACACTGGCGCCGACGTGACGACATGCTCACCGCGTTTGCCCCGTTGACCCGGTACATCGCTTTGACCCGGGTTGCGGCTGCTCAGCGGACCTCCATCTATGTGTTCGTCGATCCCGCCATCCGGCCCGATGACTCACTCCAGTTGTTCGCCCTAGACGACGACTACTCCTTTGGCGTCCTCTCCTCTTCGATTCACCGCGCTTGGTTCGACGAGCGCTGCTCCAAGTTGAAGGCAGACCCCCGTTACACGCCAACGACGGTCTGGGACTCCTTCCCCTGGCCGTCTAGCCCGACACCCACCGCGGTCGCGAAGGTGGCTGAGGCGTCGAAGGCGATCATCGACAAGCGGTCCGACTACCTGGCTTCTGGCATGACACTTGGCGCGATGTATGACTCGCTGCGCGACGGCGGCGCATCGCCGCTACGAGACCTTCACAGGGAACTCGACGCGGCAGTAATCGGGGCATACGGCTTCAATCCGGACGAGGATCTGCTCGCGCAACTTCTTGCGCTCAATCTCGCCGCTGCGGACGATCCCTTAGTTGCCCGAGTTCCGGGAGGCTCGCAGTTCGGGGAGTCTGCGTACACGACGACATACCGGCTCGCGGTCGACCACCAGTAG
- a CDS encoding DUF429 domain-containing protein: MITAGIDLSADVKKTGVASIEWSDGRAVVVDLSVGQHDDAALCELIRAVDKTGIDCPLGWPSPFIDYLIAHRAGGHDLVVPETRHALTQRTTDIHVTARTGTRPLSVSADRIGSAAMRCAAVLSILTRSGARVDRTGQTGPIVEVYPAAALKFWGLPNTGYKGTKATETGQRSTLVSRILRAMPWLDLGDHRESCLHSDDALDAVLCAVIAGLSRQGLCEPVPESALQVAQAEGWVALPTTGALTAVEGSQ; the protein is encoded by the coding sequence ATGATCACCGCAGGCATCGACCTCTCCGCTGATGTCAAGAAGACTGGCGTCGCTTCGATCGAGTGGAGCGACGGCCGTGCCGTGGTCGTCGACCTCTCCGTCGGGCAGCACGATGACGCGGCGTTGTGTGAACTGATCCGAGCCGTCGACAAGACAGGCATCGACTGTCCCCTTGGCTGGCCGTCGCCATTCATCGACTACCTGATCGCCCACAGGGCGGGCGGTCACGACCTCGTGGTCCCGGAGACTCGGCACGCACTAACGCAGCGCACCACTGACATTCACGTGACAGCGAGGACCGGGACCAGACCGCTGAGCGTGTCGGCTGACCGGATCGGCTCAGCGGCGATGCGTTGCGCCGCAGTTCTTTCGATTCTCACCCGGTCCGGCGCCCGCGTTGACCGCACTGGTCAGACCGGGCCCATCGTCGAAGTGTACCCCGCCGCTGCACTAAAGTTCTGGGGACTCCCCAACACCGGATACAAGGGAACGAAGGCGACAGAGACCGGCCAGCGCAGCACCCTCGTGTCACGGATCCTGCGGGCAATGCCATGGCTGGACCTCGGCGACCATAGAGAATCGTGCTTGCACTCCGACGACGCTCTCGATGCGGTGCTCTGTGCCGTGATCGCGGGGCTCTCTCGTCAAGGACTGTGTGAGCCAGTCCCCGAGTCCGCGCTGCAGGTTGCACAGGCCGAAGGCTGGGTCGCGCTTCCCACCACTGGCGCCCTCACAGCCGTCGAGGGTTCGCAATAG
- a CDS encoding recombinase family protein codes for MSAPLDPWADYDAATGRNEPLTPDLAPRRFAFYGRVSTEDNQDPETSRQWQLKEARDLLALHCPGAEIVAEYFDIGFSRSFVWGQRPRAQRLLDDMDDRDRGWEAVVVGEGKRCFYGAQFSDVAPMLVECAIPLYIKDLGGRYDPANTMHDTLMALAGGMSAGERETTRVRVSASMEVQTVNEGRYQGGRPPYGYTAEAFRLHPHPGKAADGIMQKRLVIDPVAAPVVRRVFEETLDGRSLRQIMTGLNGDGIPCPSKHDAKRNSHRSQDGWQVSTIAAILSNARYTGFEQWGKFKKAERLVDPKNPPLGKKQYLKRNDRPAARSLRPAHAPIVSVEEFTHVQALRAAKSAGGMKGQAKQTRDRRGPIQYALRGMIHCGDCGRRMQPSRYNTKNDHPTLPRYVKYRCRSRDLVEGSPAMATHPANVSVGQTEILDEVLRWIASLFAPAGRAAMLDDLMGWAEKPTKVDVRRATSERKLAEVEKGLANLVSAIEAGTDPALLAGRISELTAEKKALVDVLALTPATEVSVTREMVETYLDSFVAVATELDPTDVSPELLHAFFETVRLRIDFEPETRMASAHVVLGGGAPEKSEPHAGAVVAPGGVSVRVRGGT; via the coding sequence GTGAGCGCCCCGCTCGACCCGTGGGCTGACTACGACGCCGCTACGGGCCGCAACGAACCACTGACCCCCGACCTGGCGCCGCGCCGGTTCGCGTTCTACGGGCGAGTCAGTACCGAGGACAACCAGGACCCCGAGACGAGCCGCCAGTGGCAGTTGAAGGAGGCACGAGACCTCCTCGCTCTCCACTGTCCGGGCGCCGAAATCGTGGCCGAGTACTTCGACATCGGCTTCTCCCGGTCGTTCGTGTGGGGCCAACGCCCCCGCGCGCAACGCCTGCTCGACGACATGGACGACCGCGACCGTGGGTGGGAGGCCGTCGTGGTTGGTGAAGGCAAGCGCTGCTTCTACGGAGCCCAGTTCTCCGACGTGGCCCCGATGCTCGTCGAGTGCGCCATCCCTCTGTACATCAAGGATCTCGGCGGTCGCTACGACCCGGCCAACACGATGCACGACACGCTCATGGCTCTCGCCGGTGGCATGTCAGCGGGGGAGCGGGAGACGACCCGCGTTCGCGTCAGCGCGAGCATGGAGGTCCAGACCGTCAACGAGGGGCGTTACCAGGGCGGTCGCCCGCCGTACGGCTACACCGCCGAGGCGTTCCGGCTGCACCCGCATCCCGGGAAGGCTGCCGATGGCATCATGCAGAAGCGGCTGGTCATCGATCCGGTCGCTGCGCCGGTTGTGCGCCGCGTCTTCGAGGAGACACTCGATGGCCGCTCCCTGCGCCAGATCATGACTGGCCTCAATGGGGACGGGATCCCGTGTCCCTCGAAGCACGACGCGAAGCGCAACAGCCACCGGTCCCAGGACGGTTGGCAGGTGTCCACCATCGCGGCCATCTTGTCGAACGCCCGGTACACCGGCTTTGAGCAGTGGGGGAAGTTCAAGAAGGCCGAACGGCTCGTCGACCCGAAGAACCCGCCGCTGGGCAAGAAGCAGTACCTGAAGCGCAACGACAGGCCTGCGGCGCGCTCCCTGCGTCCGGCTCATGCGCCCATCGTCAGCGTCGAGGAGTTCACCCACGTCCAGGCCCTGCGCGCCGCCAAGTCCGCTGGAGGCATGAAGGGCCAGGCCAAGCAGACCCGCGACCGCCGTGGCCCCATCCAGTACGCGTTGCGCGGAATGATCCACTGCGGCGACTGTGGTCGAAGGATGCAGCCGAGTCGCTACAACACAAAGAACGACCATCCGACCCTGCCTCGGTACGTGAAGTACCGATGCCGCAGTCGTGACCTGGTCGAGGGCAGCCCTGCCATGGCCACCCATCCCGCCAATGTGTCAGTGGGTCAGACCGAGATCCTGGACGAGGTCCTCCGTTGGATTGCCTCGCTCTTCGCTCCGGCCGGTCGAGCCGCGATGCTGGACGACCTGATGGGCTGGGCGGAGAAGCCAACGAAGGTCGATGTCCGGCGAGCCACGAGCGAGCGCAAGTTGGCTGAGGTGGAGAAGGGCTTGGCGAATCTGGTGTCGGCCATCGAGGCGGGCACCGACCCAGCCCTTCTGGCCGGTCGTATCAGTGAACTGACCGCCGAGAAGAAGGCGCTCGTCGACGTGCTGGCGCTTACACCCGCCACGGAGGTCTCGGTGACCCGCGAGATGGTCGAGACCTACCTGGATTCGTTCGTGGCTGTTGCCACGGAACTGGACCCCACCGATGTAAGTCCCGAACTGCTGCACGCGTTCTTTGAGACGGTGCGGCTGCGGATCGACTTCGAACCAGAGACCCGCATGGCCTCCGCCCATGTGGTCCTCGGAGGAGGTGCCCCGGAAAAGAGCGAACCCCACGCTGGGGCCGTTGTGGCCCCAGGTGGGGTTAGCGTGCGTGTCCGAGGGGGGACTTGA
- a CDS encoding thermonuclease family protein: protein MRVLALLITVPLALVGLSAPASAGDMDCADFPSQRAAQLFFLANNPAADPHRLDADGDWVVCESNPGPYYYGRDPNPNDPAPPAAPPPPKKKPATLKIVKVVAGDILRLRLGTQQPFEVRLLGLDIAKANSCMTNGARRFLKPKAKPGQVVTLVIDKKAPKRDKQGRLIAEVAKKGQEKKFGLAWDIVSEGWAEVASYKFAAKNRFRSYSRDADANRYGGFGMCVRNYGSARYPYRARTGFEFDGWRYTFGPTDTDALPEMTAEQAAAAPGTYSFTPPVPGATFRRVQVTATRTGSDQAQPANLVPFGYVYGDTAKPITDRAYGSCGTAPNLLNQMNVQPGQTVTGYLCTAKPAADDLMDEMWLVEDMDGLTWRFIALR from the coding sequence ATGCGCGTCCTAGCCCTGCTCATCACCGTCCCGCTCGCTCTCGTCGGGCTCTCGGCACCGGCCAGCGCGGGGGACATGGACTGCGCGGACTTCCCCTCCCAGCGGGCCGCCCAGTTGTTCTTCCTGGCCAACAACCCCGCCGCGGACCCGCACCGCCTCGACGCCGACGGCGACTGGGTCGTGTGCGAGTCCAACCCCGGCCCCTACTACTACGGCCGCGACCCGAACCCCAACGACCCGGCACCTCCGGCCGCGCCGCCGCCGCCGAAGAAGAAGCCCGCGACCCTGAAGATCGTCAAGGTCGTGGCAGGCGACATCCTGCGGCTGCGGCTCGGCACCCAGCAGCCGTTCGAGGTGCGCCTGCTCGGCCTCGACATCGCGAAGGCCAACTCGTGCATGACCAACGGCGCACGCCGCTTCTTGAAGCCGAAGGCGAAGCCGGGCCAGGTCGTCACCTTGGTGATCGACAAGAAGGCCCCCAAGCGCGACAAGCAGGGCCGACTCATCGCCGAGGTGGCCAAGAAGGGGCAGGAGAAGAAGTTCGGGCTCGCTTGGGACATCGTCTCCGAAGGATGGGCCGAGGTCGCCTCCTACAAGTTCGCCGCCAAGAACCGCTTCCGCTCCTACTCCCGCGACGCCGACGCCAACAGGTACGGCGGCTTCGGCATGTGCGTGCGCAACTACGGCTCGGCCCGCTACCCCTACCGGGCCAGGACCGGTTTCGAGTTCGACGGATGGCGCTACACCTTCGGGCCCACCGACACCGACGCGCTTCCGGAGATGACCGCCGAACAGGCCGCCGCGGCCCCCGGCACCTACTCCTTCACCCCGCCGGTCCCCGGCGCCACGTTCCGCCGCGTCCAGGTCACCGCGACCCGCACCGGGTCAGACCAGGCGCAGCCCGCGAACCTCGTGCCGTTCGGCTACGTCTACGGCGACACCGCGAAGCCGATCACGGACCGCGCCTACGGCTCGTGCGGGACCGCCCCGAACCTGCTCAACCAGATGAACGTGCAGCCCGGCCAGACCGTCACCGGCTACCTGTGCACCGCCAAGCCCGCCGCAGACGACCTCATGGATGAGATGTGGCTGGTCGAGGACATGGACGGGCTGACCTGGAGGTTCATCGCGCTGCGCTGA
- a CDS encoding recombinase family protein encodes MGQQAEASTGILIGYARCSTEDQDLEAQRQALERLGVVQDRIYLDHGRTGKNRDRIGLREAMAACREGDTLVVTKLDRLARSVRDASDIAEELAERGVALSLGGAVHDPTDPMGRLLFNILSMIAEFERDLISARTREGMEIARQKGRLRGRQPKLSVAQERHVVSLMADGGHTAGEVADLFGVARSSVYRIVARAAETDPVAST; translated from the coding sequence ATGGGACAACAGGCAGAAGCCTCAACCGGGATCCTCATCGGATACGCCAGATGCTCCACCGAGGACCAGGACCTCGAAGCCCAGCGTCAGGCACTGGAAAGACTGGGCGTCGTTCAGGACCGGATCTACCTCGACCATGGCAGGACGGGCAAGAACCGTGACCGGATCGGCCTGCGCGAGGCGATGGCAGCGTGCCGCGAGGGGGACACACTGGTCGTCACGAAACTGGACAGGCTGGCCCGGTCGGTGCGTGACGCCTCAGACATCGCCGAGGAACTCGCCGAGCGCGGGGTTGCCCTCTCGCTCGGTGGCGCCGTCCACGACCCGACCGATCCGATGGGGCGGCTCCTGTTCAACATCCTCAGCATGATCGCCGAGTTCGAGCGGGACCTCATCAGCGCGCGTACGCGTGAGGGCATGGAGATCGCTCGGCAGAAGGGCCGTCTCCGCGGCCGCCAGCCGAAACTGTCCGTCGCTCAGGAAAGGCACGTCGTGTCCCTCATGGCCGACGGGGGCCACACAGCGGGAGAAGTGGCTGACCTCTTTGGTGTCGCGCGCTCGTCGGTCTATCGGATCGTGGCGCGCGCAGCCGAAACGGATCCGGTCGCTTCGACCTGA
- a CDS encoding GIY-YIG nuclease family protein has product MTNLSSAGDLTLGHVFDACGLDPNEVLVVRHTYNDDGLRRGETTFENVLAYTRGQGLRFKAEQPPVWLNFLAESGRRCRFWGAFENHGEVAAERNNVHRFFDLRPSDAMSSLADRLVTEWSKDAINWAKRGTVAAAFPVIEIADPQNVAFPGFDRLVLSRADLRMVLEDSRYAAWRTALGSVQGVYLIADTSTGQQYVGKADGSERILGRWIQYAKNGHGNNAALRGLAEVGTDHARHFVFSLLRVFGPDTPPRDVDEAEAHFKRALLTRQYGLNRN; this is encoded by the coding sequence ATGACGAACTTATCCTCTGCGGGTGACCTCACTCTGGGCCACGTCTTCGACGCCTGCGGGCTTGACCCGAACGAGGTGCTGGTCGTACGCCACACCTACAATGACGACGGTCTTCGCCGTGGCGAGACGACGTTCGAGAACGTGCTCGCCTACACACGGGGGCAGGGGCTGCGCTTCAAGGCCGAGCAGCCTCCGGTCTGGCTGAATTTCCTCGCCGAATCGGGACGGCGCTGCCGCTTCTGGGGAGCCTTCGAGAACCATGGTGAGGTTGCCGCAGAGCGCAATAACGTGCATCGCTTCTTTGACCTGCGTCCGTCCGACGCCATGTCCTCGCTCGCCGACCGACTGGTGACCGAGTGGAGCAAAGACGCGATCAACTGGGCGAAGCGCGGAACTGTCGCTGCTGCGTTCCCGGTGATCGAGATCGCCGATCCACAGAACGTGGCGTTCCCAGGCTTCGACCGCCTCGTGCTCAGCCGTGCCGACCTTCGCATGGTGCTGGAGGACTCGCGATACGCGGCTTGGCGCACAGCGCTGGGCTCAGTCCAAGGCGTCTACCTGATCGCCGACACGAGCACGGGACAGCAATACGTGGGCAAGGCGGACGGCAGCGAGCGCATCCTCGGACGGTGGATCCAGTACGCCAAGAATGGCCACGGCAACAACGCCGCGCTTCGGGGCCTGGCGGAAGTTGGCACCGACCACGCCCGGCACTTCGTATTCAGTCTTCTTCGGGTGTTCGGACCGGATACCCCACCACGCGACGTGGACGAGGCCGAGGCTCACTTTAAGCGGGCACTGCTCACTCGCCAGTACGGGCTGAATCGGAACTGA